A genomic stretch from Candidatus Omnitrophota bacterium includes:
- a CDS encoding class I SAM-dependent methyltransferase: MGKKINGLLESFLSVFGKEKRGKVLDIGCGDGDYAYNLQKMGFSVLAADMDVARFKYADQIKFQKCNVAERLPFDDNSFDFIVLAEVIEHLKNPYDVVKELNRILKPGGKLVLSTPNILNLKSRMRFLIEGCWEYFREIPLEHSQNPKEIIWNLHLIPWRYHELEYLLRYNDLRIESIHTSKYEGRGLAFLVPLIKFQLKVKEMRANKKGGVNFARINRILLSKELLFGEHLIVKAAKTSEIQRKSSAHRA; encoded by the coding sequence ATGGGGAAAAAAATAAACGGTTTACTGGAAAGCTTTCTGTCTGTTTTTGGAAAAGAAAAGCGCGGCAAGGTTCTTGATATTGGATGCGGCGATGGGGACTATGCATATAATTTGCAGAAAATGGGTTTTAGTGTTTTAGCCGCTGATATGGATGTTGCCCGGTTTAAATATGCGGACCAAATAAAATTTCAGAAATGCAATGTTGCCGAAAGGCTGCCTTTCGATGATAATAGTTTCGATTTTATTGTCCTTGCCGAAGTAATCGAGCATTTAAAAAATCCTTATGACGTAGTTAAAGAGCTGAATCGGATTTTAAAGCCCGGAGGGAAGCTGGTTTTATCTACGCCTAACATCTTGAACTTGAAATCCAGGATGCGGTTTCTTATAGAGGGCTGTTGGGAATATTTTAGAGAGATACCGCTTGAGCATTCGCAGAATCCAAAAGAAATTATTTGGAATTTACATTTAATACCGTGGCGATACCATGAGTTGGAATATTTGCTTCGTTACAATGATTTAAGAATAGAGAGCATCCATACCAGCAAGTATGAAGGTCGGGGATTGGCATTTCTTGTTCCTCTTATTAAATTTCAACTTAAGGTCAAGGAAATGCGCGCAAATAAAAAGGGTGGTGTGAATTTTGCAAGGATTAACCGGATTTTATTGTCAAAGGAGCTGTTGTTTGGCGAACATTTGATAGTTAAAGCTGCTAAGACGTCCGAGATCCAGCGTAAATCCAGCGCGCACAGAGCGTAA
- a CDS encoding SpvB/TcaC N-terminal domain-containing protein, translating into MPFKVRDTQRKTALLAVFLLFFTSCVSAFADDIEDAIGDYVPAAPQEARQQGGFDIDSSSGTYVVYWMRPETEIPARNPLYQLQESIDGAVWRTLTYTHDTFYNSASPKTAKSSYRYRVRIVSSIMALSYSSRWSLPSDGVVIDKTAPDIRQIYFANQGETHIEINWATSEAAGGVVHYGLTQDYGKTANGRPFTRSNSALLEGLTPGTLYHFKIVVTDLAGNTEESGDLTFRTNEPPDTAPPVVTSLLINNGAEYTNDRLVTLSIAANDDSGALAQMRISNHMGRSWSPDYDFKESWRWGLHPGDGQKNVSIKVSDKAGNWSEMLTQTIIFDTTPPITNTSFDSQPWHNADIAVDLTAADPTSGVSDTYYKVNNGPQRSVGVDGQPVITAEGANNRLEYWSVDNAGNEEAHHIIEGIKLDKTAPQITNLLDWLVTFLEETPTVSARCGDGLSGVNYGGIEMTLSVVGPLDRVEPSTEVVVPAVEGDIISYAPAEPLRFSIFYSIDLAISDFAGNISKIQWYFAILDRIVPVITGFSINSDAQYTNSIQVTLNIEARDDQTGLDQIQFSNDGDSWSVPESFARTKNWALASGDGVKTVYVRVSDNRAGQSDAWSDAVSKNIILDTAAPVTSTDFDASRAYYGVSLAIPLSTQDATSGVRDTYYIINNVDPGTPLSVAANGQPQITRESDNNILEYWSVDKAGNAEAHHTISGIKLFRSPPPDEPVETVEGRRVELFDGKVVIDIPQDTYERLGAEQRAQMRVQLLDKAAFEDKVPGYAVKTAIKFLPDGLQFSQPLTVTVVQHEVPGTPLELRYYNESSRVMETVQNLVVDSYGKASFQLGHFSTYAIIGNLTPPSTPVGASTMIPLPDMLTGSFSHSVPITVPPGRKGMQPNLTLQYRTTGSNSWAGMGWSLEPGYIVRDTRKGPARYDDSDTFVFRTQSSSTQLVHLTDNVWQAKIESTFTRFYKEADTWRSVEKNGTVMEFGATPESKENGSGGTFTWYVTKVKDTKANYVRFNYIKDKGKAYLNSVEYTGNDVAGFAPKHRVEFETEDRPDVTSSFISGEEISINKRLKRIRVLLDARLIWRYELEYVLSDDTSRSLLKSVTQYGSDGKSFPALTFNYQRATEN; encoded by the coding sequence ATGCCTTTTAAGGTTAGAGACACTCAAAGGAAGACAGCATTATTAGCTGTTTTCCTTTTATTTTTTACTTCTTGTGTAAGCGCTTTCGCTGACGACATTGAAGACGCGATCGGAGATTATGTCCCTGCCGCGCCTCAGGAGGCGCGGCAGCAAGGCGGCTTTGATATAGATTCCAGTTCAGGTACATATGTTGTTTACTGGATGAGGCCTGAAACAGAAATACCCGCACGCAACCCGCTTTATCAATTACAGGAATCAATAGATGGCGCCGTCTGGCGCACGCTTACTTACACGCACGATACATTTTATAATTCCGCCTCGCCCAAGACAGCAAAGTCCTCATACCGATACCGCGTAAGAATAGTATCAAGCATCATGGCATTGAGCTATAGCTCGCGGTGGTCGCTTCCTTCAGACGGCGTAGTGATCGATAAGACCGCTCCGGACATACGGCAGATTTATTTCGCAAACCAGGGAGAGACGCATATAGAGATCAACTGGGCGACTTCCGAGGCGGCCGGTGGAGTTGTCCATTACGGATTGACTCAGGATTACGGAAAGACCGCAAACGGACGGCCGTTCACCCGCAGCAATTCAGCGCTCCTGGAGGGCTTAACGCCAGGCACCCTTTATCATTTTAAGATAGTAGTAACTGATCTGGCCGGTAATACCGAGGAGTCAGGCGACCTTACATTCCGCACCAATGAGCCACCTGATACTGCGCCCCCCGTAGTTACGTCGCTGCTCATAAACAACGGCGCTGAGTATACCAATGACAGATTGGTGACCCTTAGCATCGCGGCGAATGATGATAGCGGCGCCCTGGCTCAAATGCGGATTTCAAATCATATGGGCAGGTCTTGGAGCCCGGATTACGACTTTAAAGAGAGTTGGCGATGGGGCCTGCATCCCGGAGACGGCCAGAAGAACGTATCTATTAAGGTAAGCGACAAGGCGGGTAACTGGTCAGAGATGCTGACCCAGACGATCATATTTGATACGACCCCTCCGATAACAAACACAAGTTTTGACAGCCAGCCATGGCATAATGCAGATATAGCCGTAGATTTGACCGCGGCAGACCCAACATCAGGAGTGTCAGATACTTATTATAAAGTCAACAATGGGCCTCAGAGATCCGTAGGGGTAGACGGACAGCCGGTAATTACCGCAGAAGGCGCTAATAACAGGTTGGAGTACTGGTCGGTGGATAACGCGGGTAATGAAGAAGCCCATCATATAATAGAGGGCATAAAGCTGGATAAGACAGCGCCTCAGATAACAAACCTTCTGGATTGGCTTGTTACTTTCCTGGAAGAGACCCCCACGGTTAGCGCGAGGTGCGGCGACGGCCTTTCAGGGGTAAATTACGGCGGCATAGAGATGACGCTCAGCGTTGTTGGGCCGTTAGACAGGGTCGAACCGTCAACAGAAGTAGTTGTGCCCGCAGTGGAAGGCGACATCATCTCTTACGCCCCCGCGGAGCCATTGAGATTTTCTATATTTTACAGTATAGATCTGGCCATCAGCGACTTCGCCGGTAATATATCTAAAATACAGTGGTATTTTGCTATTCTTGACAGAATAGTCCCTGTAATTACAGGTTTCAGTATCAACAGCGATGCCCAATATACCAATAGCATACAAGTCACGCTTAACATAGAGGCAAGGGATGATCAAACAGGGCTTGATCAGATACAATTTTCTAATGATGGTGACTCATGGTCTGTTCCTGAATCATTTGCGCGGACAAAGAACTGGGCCTTGGCTTCCGGCGATGGCGTGAAGACGGTATATGTGAGGGTAAGCGATAATAGGGCCGGACAGTCAGATGCCTGGTCTGATGCTGTATCTAAGAATATAATCCTGGATACCGCCGCCCCGGTTACAAGCACAGATTTTGATGCTTCCCGCGCCTACTACGGGGTTTCCCTTGCTATACCTCTTAGCACGCAAGACGCCACCTCCGGTGTCAGGGATACCTACTATATCATAAATAACGTGGATCCAGGCACCCCTCTTAGTGTGGCAGCCAACGGACAGCCGCAGATCACCCGCGAATCAGATAATAATATTTTGGAATATTGGTCAGTGGATAAGGCGGGCAATGCCGAAGCCCACCATACGATTTCGGGCATAAAGCTGTTCAGGTCGCCCCCTCCTGATGAGCCTGTGGAGACGGTGGAGGGAAGAAGGGTAGAGCTTTTTGACGGCAAGGTAGTTATAGATATTCCGCAGGATACATATGAGCGATTAGGCGCTGAGCAAAGGGCTCAGATGAGGGTGCAGTTGCTGGATAAGGCGGCATTTGAAGATAAGGTGCCCGGATATGCCGTAAAGACAGCTATAAAATTCCTGCCTGATGGGCTGCAGTTTAGTCAACCGCTGACGGTAACAGTTGTTCAGCACGAAGTGCCGGGCACACCGTTAGAACTTCGCTATTACAATGAGTCAAGCAGGGTAATGGAGACCGTGCAAAACCTGGTTGTTGACTCTTACGGTAAGGCGTCTTTCCAGTTAGGCCATTTCTCAACTTACGCGATCATAGGAAATCTTACTCCTCCCAGCACGCCTGTCGGCGCAAGCACAATGATCCCTCTGCCTGATATGCTTACCGGCTCTTTCAGTCATTCCGTACCTATAACCGTGCCTCCGGGAAGAAAAGGAATGCAGCCGAATTTAACTCTGCAATACCGCACAACCGGCTCCAATTCCTGGGCAGGCATGGGTTGGTCGCTTGAGCCGGGATACATTGTCAGGGATACACGAAAAGGCCCTGCTCGTTACGACGACAGCGACACCTTTGTATTCCGCACCCAGAGCTCCTCAACGCAGCTGGTGCATCTGACCGATAACGTCTGGCAGGCAAAGATAGAGTCAACCTTTACCAGGTTCTACAAGGAGGCGGATACCTGGCGCAGCGTAGAGAAGAACGGCACGGTTATGGAATTCGGCGCGACTCCTGAATCAAAAGAGAACGGCTCGGGAGGGACGTTTACCTGGTATGTAACCAAGGTCAAGGATACCAAGGCAAATTATGTGAGATTTAATTATATAAAGGATAAAGGTAAGGCGTATCTCAATAGCGTTGAATATACCGGTAACGACGTGGCCGGCTTTGCGCCCAAGCACAGGGTGGAGTTTGAGACCGAAGACAGGCCTGATGTAACCTCCAGCTTTATCAGCGGGGAGGAGATCAGTATAAATAAGCGGCTTAAGCGCATCCGCGTCCTGCTGGACGCAAGGTTAATCTGGAGGTATGAGTTGGAATATGTCTTAAGCGACGACACATCCCGCTCATTGCTTAAGAGCGTTACTCAATACGGCAGCGACGGCAAGAGTTTTCCGGCGCTTACATTTAATTACCAGAGGGCAACAGAGAATTAA
- a CDS encoding toxin TcdB middle/N-terminal domain-containing protein, with protein MEFFWSKQFSLTRRAIAIALIFLHIAAFGPINDALADVAASLNYRLQSSSINEGGSGKGSLNNKIQLDSAGEPFIGAASSLNYRLSAGFIPTLIYNSPPVLIRQIAPISWDIGTDYPNAFDLDDYFQDPEGDALQYSFSGNNRIVITINQENLVSFSQPADFLGSETVRFIAEDSAGNIVYSNDVTLQVSPTPLIAPIDEIRVSAGTEITISPQILNPREGDHYAFNFSYPLTDWEMIGENTWRVPPGHGNYIYERVSVQLVDSVTAEVYHEQYFRIIVERVNRIPRFVSINGINVSGQDVELTANEGELFTISPVVEDLDTGDTIVYSFVPRQNEQGKSAAIESDGRWQTTYNDAGVYIVTIVASDGFADVSQDVQITVLNVSLLPEVSVSLNRDPYVFLVNESFDIMINAYDPEGRSMTYTILKNGTEIASGTAVGAEFSVTTNAGSAVSNNETIQVKIETDDGRSVLSDIIHFNVVEPDNKIRPIGGDFNGDGLSDLGLYNPEDGKWEIGLSEAGEVRYVSDWLTGFGGEDWIAIGGDFNGDGVGDAGVYNYKDGKLKIATSTKSSFTGASEWAAFSEAGNDWAPLTGNFNGDAFTDFGVYNWESGEARVALGNGSGFSGFTQWISGFGSSKEWTPLVGDFNGDSLADICIFKKTSGEFRVALSNNRQFLDRGTWLSGFSVKEDAFVADFNNDGLTDVGYLPEGGSDWHQAINTGSAFNGDSGVWINYSSSKDQSPTTLDINGDGIADAALYDKKRPGLQRWSVRTSTGRPADLLVEVNNGKGGLVSVEYDYTRQDEKLALPFPLYITRQVTTTDTIERDYYPNRSDVGFDVDRSNSYTQEFKFEQGYYDAVEREFRGFGKVTSIDPVTLNYTQTYFYLGEIEETVPLKGQIKEIYAYEDYGRSITPKLVSKVINTWEVAKAGPQDGIAFPHLKEVLTTAYEKYEDTATSITLKSGFEYDGLGNVAREISYGEVGQAGSEIEGQTTGDEREGITVYNAPYEVGFNNVHYAVLKDEQGIQVSRKDFEYYDDGLLKKEIAWLNTDPQDSPSTEYQYDDYGNVIRAINANLKAVDTAYETEFYTFPQSISNELGHTVSYSYYPEFGAVHQLTDANGHTTTTNYDSLGRLVEELNTDAEVVAAYEYPDFKTKITRQLNLVTTEHFDGLGRKYKAVSNGEDGDNRRDIATETYYNRRGFVQAESLPHYFDEQPANISYTRYEYDLRSRAVSVTADFPGSSKDATARTFYKTVSYVETEDARGNRKGAVKDVFGNTTEIREFVRNTDNMEAPLYFDSGRGYYRTQYQFDSQNNLVRVIDNKGNTTDIKYDSLGRKSSLNDPDTGLTSYEYDKMGNLRFQTDNKGQAIELRYDELNRLRQKIYNGEVAAEYLYDTYDDPQIDDSNCIGRITKVTDVNEYQTIYFYDNEGRTEEARKIIDGHTYVTKTAYDILGRVTEVQYPDDTETLSYTYDSNSGLLEMVRGRERAYAYDITYDAQGKMHDVDFGNRVHTRYAYGDDLRLKEINTYSPDRLIQKLTYDFDNNGNVASISDEMLPDHKTRAYRYDDLDRLVAAENIPDPQFPGTFRSLEYRYDSIGNMTYKSDVGALRYDGNLPHAVTSAGQYSYIYDLNGNMTSGAGRNMEYDYDNRLTEITDAQGSRTNFVYGVSTERIKKISAGSTTTYFSSAYEIEETTGGERAVKFHVFLGSNRICTITNGQRIYYHSDHLGSSNVITNQSGETIERNEYTPYGSFAKQTSVESATNYHFTGKELDSFGLYYYGARYYDPYIGRFITPDPTIQHPYDPQDLNRYAYCRNNPINYVDPSGYGWFKKFWQKISGFVAAIVGTVVGIATGNPFLGMATYSLIAASSQRGNFAQNFGIGFASSLVGFGIGAGVGAVWGGGFWSGLAASALGGAGAGAAASAMLGGDVGLGALAGFAGGTIGYIGGSVWPLGAEIVAGGVSAEILGGDFGEGAREGGLHSLGQTVGGILATPTQSLGEQNLEGGDVVFFKPDSAIGWGIALFEGGIFSHTGIMLNKTEMAHSTWETGTGIVNIEKGYSKRQAYVSNRFRRNQYVIDAAKSLAKEKITYGMLPGQYVCSTFNSAVLDKSGYPDWYGIGPNSQVRYFQ; from the coding sequence ATGGAGTTTTTCTGGTCAAAACAATTTAGTTTAACAAGGCGCGCGATAGCGATCGCGCTCATCTTTCTGCATATAGCCGCATTCGGCCCTATTAATGACGCGCTTGCCGACGTTGCCGCCAGCTTAAATTACCGGCTCCAGTCCTCATCGATCAATGAGGGCGGTTCAGGCAAGGGCTCTCTCAACAATAAAATACAATTAGATTCCGCAGGCGAGCCGTTTATAGGCGCTGCTTCAAGCTTAAACTACCGCCTTAGCGCAGGTTTTATTCCTACTTTGATCTATAACAGCCCGCCTGTGCTTATCCGTCAGATAGCCCCTATATCATGGGACATCGGTACAGATTATCCCAACGCCTTTGATCTGGATGATTACTTTCAGGACCCGGAAGGCGATGCCCTGCAGTATTCCTTCAGCGGGAACAATCGGATAGTTATTACGATTAACCAGGAAAACCTGGTGAGCTTCAGCCAGCCGGCTGACTTTTTAGGAAGCGAAACAGTCAGGTTTATCGCGGAAGATAGTGCCGGCAATATTGTATACAGCAACGACGTAACTTTACAGGTTAGTCCTACGCCGCTGATTGCCCCTATTGATGAAATTAGGGTCTCGGCAGGCACAGAGATAACTATTAGCCCGCAGATTTTAAATCCCAGGGAAGGCGACCACTATGCGTTCAATTTTAGTTATCCCTTAACTGACTGGGAGATGATAGGTGAGAATACCTGGAGGGTGCCTCCCGGGCACGGGAATTATATTTATGAACGGGTCAGCGTGCAGTTGGTAGACAGCGTTACCGCAGAGGTCTATCACGAGCAGTATTTCCGCATTATCGTTGAGAGGGTTAACCGGATTCCGCGCTTCGTAAGCATTAACGGTATCAATGTCAGCGGACAGGACGTTGAGTTAACTGCCAATGAGGGCGAGCTGTTTACTATAAGCCCTGTAGTTGAGGACTTGGATACCGGCGATACCATTGTTTACTCTTTTGTTCCTCGTCAGAATGAGCAAGGCAAGAGCGCGGCCATTGAATCAGACGGAAGGTGGCAGACCACCTATAATGACGCCGGAGTTTATATCGTAACGATTGTTGCCTCTGACGGCTTTGCCGATGTTTCCCAGGATGTGCAGATTACGGTATTGAATGTCTCGCTACTGCCTGAGGTTAGCGTGAGTTTAAACAGGGACCCCTATGTATTCCTGGTGAATGAGAGTTTTGATATTATGATTAATGCCTACGACCCCGAGGGCCGTAGTATGACTTATACCATCCTGAAGAACGGGACAGAGATTGCTTCAGGAACTGCTGTGGGTGCAGAGTTCTCCGTAACTACCAACGCAGGCAGCGCAGTAAGTAATAACGAGACAATCCAGGTTAAGATAGAGACCGATGACGGCCGTTCTGTTTTGTCTGATATCATACATTTTAACGTTGTGGAGCCCGATAATAAAATTCGGCCGATAGGCGGCGACTTTAACGGCGACGGGCTTAGCGATTTAGGGCTGTATAATCCCGAAGACGGAAAGTGGGAAATCGGGCTTTCAGAGGCAGGCGAGGTTAGGTATGTAAGTGACTGGCTGACCGGCTTTGGCGGCGAGGACTGGATTGCCATAGGCGGCGACTTTAACGGAGACGGCGTAGGGGATGCAGGTGTATATAATTATAAGGACGGCAAATTAAAGATTGCTACATCTACCAAGTCGTCTTTTACAGGCGCAAGCGAATGGGCTGCATTCAGCGAAGCAGGCAATGACTGGGCGCCTCTAACCGGCAATTTTAACGGAGATGCCTTTACTGATTTTGGGGTTTATAACTGGGAATCAGGGGAGGCCAGGGTTGCGTTAGGCAACGGCTCAGGGTTTTCCGGATTTACGCAGTGGATCAGCGGGTTTGGCTCAAGCAAGGAATGGACACCCTTGGTAGGCGATTTTAACGGCGATTCCCTGGCAGACATCTGTATATTTAAGAAAACCAGCGGTGAATTCAGGGTGGCCCTTTCCAATAACAGGCAGTTTTTAGACAGGGGCACCTGGCTTTCCGGATTTTCCGTTAAGGAAGATGCCTTCGTTGCCGATTTTAATAATGATGGTTTAACAGACGTGGGTTATCTGCCTGAAGGCGGCTCGGATTGGCATCAGGCGATAAATACCGGCAGCGCGTTCAATGGCGACAGCGGCGTATGGATCAATTATTCCAGCTCAAAGGATCAGTCGCCCACCACCCTTGATATTAATGGTGATGGCATTGCCGACGCCGCGCTGTATGATAAAAAGAGGCCCGGCCTGCAGCGATGGTCGGTGAGGACCAGCACGGGCAGACCCGCGGATCTTCTGGTAGAGGTCAACAACGGCAAAGGCGGCCTGGTCTCCGTTGAATATGACTATACCAGGCAGGATGAGAAATTGGCCTTGCCGTTTCCTTTATATATAACGCGTCAGGTGACTACCACCGATACGATAGAGCGCGATTATTATCCTAACAGATCGGATGTTGGTTTTGATGTGGACAGGTCAAATTCATATACACAGGAATTTAAGTTTGAGCAGGGTTACTATGATGCTGTTGAGCGCGAATTCCGCGGTTTTGGCAAGGTAACTTCAATAGACCCTGTTACGCTTAACTATACACAGACGTATTTCTACCTTGGTGAGATAGAAGAAACAGTTCCCTTAAAGGGCCAAATCAAGGAGATCTACGCCTATGAGGACTACGGCAGGTCTATCACGCCTAAACTGGTAAGCAAGGTTATAAATACCTGGGAAGTGGCAAAGGCAGGGCCGCAAGACGGCATTGCCTTCCCGCACCTGAAAGAAGTCCTTACCACTGCCTATGAAAAATATGAGGATACGGCCACGTCTATTACATTAAAGAGCGGATTTGAGTACGATGGACTGGGTAATGTAGCGCGGGAGATAAGTTACGGCGAGGTAGGACAGGCAGGCAGTGAGATAGAAGGCCAGACCACGGGCGATGAAAGAGAAGGCATAACCGTATATAATGCTCCGTATGAAGTCGGTTTTAATAACGTTCACTATGCAGTATTGAAAGACGAGCAAGGCATCCAAGTATCGCGTAAGGACTTTGAGTATTATGATGACGGCCTGTTAAAGAAAGAAATCGCCTGGTTGAATACCGACCCTCAAGACAGCCCGTCCACAGAATATCAATACGATGATTACGGTAACGTTATCCGCGCAATAAACGCCAACCTCAAGGCGGTAGATACCGCGTATGAAACCGAATTTTACACCTTCCCGCAGAGCATAAGTAACGAACTCGGACATACAGTATCTTATTCCTATTATCCTGAATTCGGCGCTGTGCATCAACTTACAGATGCCAACGGCCATACGACTACCACAAATTATGATTCTCTGGGGCGGCTTGTTGAAGAATTGAATACAGACGCGGAAGTGGTAGCTGCCTACGAGTATCCTGATTTTAAGACAAAGATCACCCGCCAGCTTAATCTGGTCACGACCGAACACTTTGACGGCCTGGGCCGTAAATATAAAGCCGTTTCAAACGGAGAGGACGGCGACAACAGGCGGGATATTGCCACAGAGACCTATTATAACCGGCGCGGGTTTGTGCAGGCAGAGTCACTGCCGCATTACTTTGATGAGCAGCCGGCCAATATCTCCTATACCAGATACGAATATGACTTGCGCTCAAGGGCGGTCTCTGTAACTGCCGACTTCCCGGGTTCAAGCAAGGACGCCACAGCAAGGACGTTCTATAAAACCGTTTCTTATGTCGAAACAGAGGATGCCAGAGGCAACAGAAAGGGCGCGGTCAAGGATGTCTTCGGCAACACTACGGAGATCAGGGAATTTGTCAGAAACACCGATAATATGGAGGCGCCGCTTTATTTTGATTCAGGAAGGGGCTATTACCGCACCCAATATCAATTTGACTCGCAGAATAACCTTGTGCGGGTGATTGACAATAAGGGGAATACGACAGACATAAAGTATGATTCCTTGGGAAGGAAGAGTTCGCTGAACGACCCGGATACAGGGTTGACCTCTTATGAATATGACAAAATGGGCAACCTGCGCTTCCAGACCGATAATAAGGGACAGGCCATTGAATTGCGCTATGATGAGCTTAACCGCCTCAGACAAAAGATTTACAACGGCGAAGTCGCGGCAGAATACCTTTACGATACCTATGATGACCCGCAAATAGACGATTCAAATTGCATCGGCCGGATCACCAAGGTAACCGATGTCAACGAATACCAGACAATATATTTTTATGATAATGAAGGCAGGACGGAGGAAGCGAGAAAGATTATCGACGGGCATACTTATGTAACCAAGACCGCTTACGATATCCTGGGCAGGGTTACTGAGGTTCAGTATCCTGACGATACTGAAACCCTTAGTTATACTTACGATAGTAATTCCGGCCTGCTGGAGATGGTAAGGGGCAGGGAGCGCGCTTACGCCTACGACATTACCTATGATGCCCAGGGTAAAATGCATGATGTGGATTTTGGGAACAGAGTCCATACCAGATATGCTTACGGAGATGACCTGCGCCTCAAGGAGATCAATACCTACAGCCCTGACCGTCTTATCCAAAAACTCACTTATGATTTTGATAATAACGGAAACGTTGCCTCTATTAGCGATGAAATGCTGCCGGACCATAAAACCCGCGCCTACCGCTACGATGATTTAGACCGGCTGGTGGCAGCGGAGAATATACCTGACCCGCAGTTCCCGGGGACATTCCGAAGCTTGGAATACAGGTATGATTCAATCGGTAATATGACCTACAAGTCCGATGTCGGCGCGCTGCGCTACGACGGTAACCTTCCGCACGCGGTAACATCAGCAGGGCAATACTCTTATATTTACGATTTGAACGGCAATATGACCTCCGGCGCAGGCCGTAATATGGAATATGATTACGATAACCGGCTTACAGAAATTACAGATGCGCAAGGCAGCCGCACTAACTTCGTATATGGCGTATCTACCGAGCGCATAAAGAAGATCAGCGCGGGCTCAACCACGACTTATTTTAGCTCTGCCTATGAGATTGAAGAGACAACAGGAGGCGAGAGAGCAGTTAAATTCCACGTCTTCCTCGGCTCAAACAGGATTTGCACCATCACAAATGGACAGAGGATTTATTACCATTCAGACCACCTCGGTTCAAGCAATGTGATTACCAACCAGTCCGGAGAGACAATAGAGCGTAACGAATATACGCCATACGGATCGTTCGCCAAACAAACGAGCGTTGAGTCCGCCACCAACTACCACTTCACCGGCAAAGAACTTGATTCATTCGGTCTGTATTATTATGGGGCGAGGTATTACGACCCGTATATTGGCAGATTTATTACGCCTGATCCGACAATACAGCATCCGTATGATCCGCAGGATCTGAATCGTTACGCTTATTGCCGTAATAATCCCATTAACTATGTGGATCCCAGCGGATACGGATGGTTCAAGAAGTTTTGGCAAAAGATCAGTGGATTTGTCGCTGCTATTGTAGGTACTGTTGTTGGTATCGCTACTGGTAATCCTTTTTTAGGGATGGCAACATATAGCCTAATTGCTGCCAGTAGCCAACGTGGCAATTTTGCTCAGAATTTTGGCATAGGGTTTGCCAGTAGTTTAGTAGGTTTTGGGATAGGTGCGGGAGTTGGCGCGGTCTGGGGAGGTGGGTTTTGGTCTGGATTAGCAGCTTCTGCTTTAGGCGGCGCTGGCGCCGGAGCAGCTGCTTCAGCAATGCTGGGAGGTGATGTTGGCCTAGGCGCTTTAGCAGGATTTGCTGGCGGGACAATTGGTTATATTGGAGGTAGTGTTTGGCCACTGGGAGCGGAAATCGTTGCCGGTGGAGTGTCTGCTGAGATTCTGGGTGGAGATTTTGGCGAGGGAGCACGGGAAGGCGGTTTACATTCTTTGGGGCAGACTGTGGGAGGGATACTTGCTACACCTACGCAAAGCTTAGGAGAACAAAATCTTGAAGGAGGAGATGTCGTATTTTTTAAACCAGATAGCGCTATTGGATGGGGCATAGCTTTATTTGAAGGGGGGATTTTTTCTCATACAGGGATTATGTTAAATAAAACAGAAATGGCGCATTCAACTTGGGAAACTGGAACCGGTATAGTTAATATTGAAAAAGGCTATTCAAAACGCCAGGCATATGTTTCTAATCGCTTCCGTCGCAATCAGTATGTTATTGATGCCGCCAAGTCTTTAGCTAAAGAAAAGATTACTTATGGCATGTTGCCTGGTCAGTATGTTTGTTCTACATTTAATAGTGCAGTTTTAGATAAATCCGGTTATCCTGATTGGTATGGCATAGGGCCTAATAGTCAAGTACGTTATTTTCAATAG
- a CDS encoding small multi-drug export protein, which translates to MNSLIHWLQGLPKESSVIAAASLPILELRGSIPWGLYLGLPLGRVIFLSIIGNLIPVVPLLVFLKPVSERLRHLPGFNRFFDWLFERAKRKGDIIQRYEALGLMIFVGIPLPMTGAWTGAIAASLFKIRFRYAFPAIIGGVLLASVIVSALCSVGIMTWNTFNH; encoded by the coding sequence GTGAATAGCCTGATACATTGGCTTCAGGGGCTGCCGAAGGAATCCTCTGTTATAGCCGCCGCGTCTTTACCGATATTAGAACTGAGGGGTTCAATTCCCTGGGGCCTTTATTTAGGCCTGCCATTAGGCAGGGTAATTTTCCTTTCCATCATAGGCAACTTGATCCCGGTTGTGCCGCTGCTGGTGTTCCTTAAGCCGGTGTCAGAGCGGCTCAGGCACCTGCCGGGTTTCAACCGGTTTTTTGACTGGCTTTTTGAAAGGGCAAAGAGAAAGGGCGATATTATTCAGCGTTATGAGGCGCTTGGCCTTATGATCTTTGTCGGCATACCTTTGCCTATGACCGGCGCCTGGACAGGCGCGATCGCCGCTTCATTATTCAAAATCCGCTTCAGATACGCATTCCCCGCCATTATCGGCGGCGTGCTGCTGGCTTCGGTGATCGTTTCAGCCCTTTGCTCGGTGGGAATAATGACCTGGAATACGTTCAACCATTGA